A region of Lycium barbarum isolate Lr01 chromosome 1, ASM1917538v2, whole genome shotgun sequence DNA encodes the following proteins:
- the LOC132615890 gene encoding uncharacterized protein LOC132615890 yields the protein MVSLETASRSVEPNSCPRISFSADFLDEKDFITISPNSQVEKKREKELNAAEFEFLSSTFTSGNNMTTADELIFEGKLLPYWQIHNAEKLNKISLKTEHVEEQGNGKQGNGNLESRPVNWFIDDDPSPRPPTCNVLWKELLRLKKQKQRPSTLSPSSSSSSSSSSSSSSSNSDISPTDESKDKEKNVKKIKKRLERSRSATIRVRPLINVPFCTQGKNSALPPLFPLKKGRVER from the coding sequence ATGGTGTCCTTAGAAACTGCATCTAGATCTGTTGAGCCTAATTCGTGTCCTCGAATTTCCTTCTCTGCAGACTTTCTTGATGAGAAAGACTTCATAACCATTAGTCCAAATTCCCAAGTAGAGAAAAAGCGCGAAAAAGAGCTTAATGCAGCAGAGTTTGAGTTCTTATCAAGCACATTTACAAGTGGAAACAATATGACAACGGCAGATGAGCTAATTTTTGAAGGTAAGTTACTTCCCTATTGGCAAATCCACAATGCTGAAAAACTCAACAAAATTAGTCTCAAAACAGAACATGTTGAGGAACAAGGGAATGGAAAACAAGGGAATGGTAATCTAGAAAGTAGGCCAGTAAATTGGTTTATTGATGATGATCCATCTCCTAGGCCACCAACATGCAATGTTTTATGGAAAGAGTTATTGAGattgaaaaaacaaaaacaaaggccTTCCACTTTatcaccttcttcttcttcttcttcatcatcatcatcatcttcttcgagCTCGAATTCCGATATTTCTCCAACAGATGAAAGCAAAGATAAGGAGAAGAATGTGAAGAAGATTAAGAAAAGATTGGAGAGATCTAGATCAGCAACTATAAGAGTAAGACCTTTGATTAATGTGCCATTTTGCACACAAGGAAAAAACAGTGCACTACCACCTCTTTTTCCTCTTAAGAAAGGAAGAGTAGAGAGGTGA